One Gopherus flavomarginatus isolate rGopFla2 chromosome 13, rGopFla2.mat.asm, whole genome shotgun sequence DNA window includes the following coding sequences:
- the B3GAT1 gene encoding galactosylgalactosylxylosylprotein 3-beta-glucuronosyltransferase 1 isoform X3, with protein sequence MPKRRDILAIVLIVLPWTLLITVWHQSTIAPLLAVHKDDGGDSRHDLAQGSDSKEYCLSDRDIVEVVRTEYVYTRPPPWSDTLPTIHIITPTYSRPVQKAELTRLANTLLHVPNLHWILVEDSQRRTPLVTRLLRDTGLNYTHLNVETPRNYKLRGDMRDPRIPRGTMQRNLALRWLRETFNKNSSQPGIVYFADDDNTYSLELFEEMRTTRKVSVWPVAFVGGLRYESPKVNAAGKVYGWKTVFDPHRPFAIDMAGFAVNLRLILQRSQAYFKLRGVKGGYQESSLLRELVTLNDLEPKAANCTKVWTPSGTWTIRTHAPASITDHNCKEMQELEKGA encoded by the exons ATGCCGAAGAGAAGAGACATCCTGGCTATCGTGCTGATAGTTCTGCCCTGGACGCTGTTGATCACCgtctggcaccagagcaccatTGCTCCGCTGCTTGCAGTGCACAAGG ATGATGGTGGTGACTCCAGGCATGATCTGGCCCAAGGCTCAGACTCCAAGGAGTACTGCCTGTCAGACCGCGACATTGTGGAGGTGGTGAGGACAGAGTACGTTTACACTCGCCCGCCCCCATGGTCAGACACCCTGCCCACCATCCACATCATCACCCCCACCTACAGTCGGCCAGTACAAAAGGCGGAACTGACACGTCTGGCCAACACCCTCTTGCATGTGCCCAACCTGCACTGGATCCTGGTGGAGGACTCACAGCGGCGCACTCCTCTTGTCACCCGGCTACTGCGGGACACGGGGCTGAACTACACCCACCTCAATGTGGAGACACCCCGCAACTATAAGCTGCGGGGAGACATGAGGGACCCCCGGATCCCCCGCGGGACCATGCAGAGGAACCTGGCCCTGCGGTGGCTGAGAGAGACCTTTAACAAAAACAGCAGTCAACCTGGGATTGTTTACTTCGCCGATGATGATAACACCTACAGCCTGGAGCTCTTCGAGGAG ATGCGCACCACCAGGAAGGTGTCGGTGTGGCCGGTGGCTTTTGTGGGTGGCTTGCGTTACGAGTCACCCAAGGTGAATGCAGCGGGGAAGGTGTATGGCTGGAAGACTGTTTTCGACCCCCACCGCCCGTTTGCCATTGACATGGCGGGCTTTGCTGTGAACCTCAGGCTGATACTCCAGCGATCTCAGGCTTACTTCAAACTGCGAGGAGTAAAGGGTGGTTACCAAGAGAGCAGTCTTCTCCGGGAACTAGTGACCCTGAATGACCTTGAGCCGAAAGCTGCCAATTGCACTAAGGTATGGACTCCTTCTGGTACGTGGACCATAAGGACCCACGCTCCTGCATCTATCACTGATCACAATTGCAAGGAGATGCAGGAACTTGAAAAGGGAGCATAG
- the B3GAT1 gene encoding galactosylgalactosylxylosylprotein 3-beta-glucuronosyltransferase 1 isoform X1, translated as MGNEELWVQSVLEMPKRRDILAIVLIVLPWTLLITVWHQSTIAPLLAVHKDDGGDSRHDLAQGSDSKEYCLSDRDIVEVVRTEYVYTRPPPWSDTLPTIHIITPTYSRPVQKAELTRLANTLLHVPNLHWILVEDSQRRTPLVTRLLRDTGLNYTHLNVETPRNYKLRGDMRDPRIPRGTMQRNLALRWLRETFNKNSSQPGIVYFADDDNTYSLELFEEMRTTRKVSVWPVAFVGGLRYESPKVNAAGKVYGWKTVFDPHRPFAIDMAGFAVNLRLILQRSQAYFKLRGVKGGYQESSLLRELVTLNDLEPKAANCTKVWTPSGTWTIRTHAPASITDHNCKEMQELEKGA; from the exons ATGG GTAATGAGGAGCTGTGGGTCCAGTCAGTCTTGGAGATGCCGAAGAGAAGAGACATCCTGGCTATCGTGCTGATAGTTCTGCCCTGGACGCTGTTGATCACCgtctggcaccagagcaccatTGCTCCGCTGCTTGCAGTGCACAAGG ATGATGGTGGTGACTCCAGGCATGATCTGGCCCAAGGCTCAGACTCCAAGGAGTACTGCCTGTCAGACCGCGACATTGTGGAGGTGGTGAGGACAGAGTACGTTTACACTCGCCCGCCCCCATGGTCAGACACCCTGCCCACCATCCACATCATCACCCCCACCTACAGTCGGCCAGTACAAAAGGCGGAACTGACACGTCTGGCCAACACCCTCTTGCATGTGCCCAACCTGCACTGGATCCTGGTGGAGGACTCACAGCGGCGCACTCCTCTTGTCACCCGGCTACTGCGGGACACGGGGCTGAACTACACCCACCTCAATGTGGAGACACCCCGCAACTATAAGCTGCGGGGAGACATGAGGGACCCCCGGATCCCCCGCGGGACCATGCAGAGGAACCTGGCCCTGCGGTGGCTGAGAGAGACCTTTAACAAAAACAGCAGTCAACCTGGGATTGTTTACTTCGCCGATGATGATAACACCTACAGCCTGGAGCTCTTCGAGGAG ATGCGCACCACCAGGAAGGTGTCGGTGTGGCCGGTGGCTTTTGTGGGTGGCTTGCGTTACGAGTCACCCAAGGTGAATGCAGCGGGGAAGGTGTATGGCTGGAAGACTGTTTTCGACCCCCACCGCCCGTTTGCCATTGACATGGCGGGCTTTGCTGTGAACCTCAGGCTGATACTCCAGCGATCTCAGGCTTACTTCAAACTGCGAGGAGTAAAGGGTGGTTACCAAGAGAGCAGTCTTCTCCGGGAACTAGTGACCCTGAATGACCTTGAGCCGAAAGCTGCCAATTGCACTAAGGTATGGACTCCTTCTGGTACGTGGACCATAAGGACCCACGCTCCTGCATCTATCACTGATCACAATTGCAAGGAGATGCAGGAACTTGAAAAGGGAGCATAG
- the B3GAT1 gene encoding galactosylgalactosylxylosylprotein 3-beta-glucuronosyltransferase 1 isoform X2, producing MGNEELWVQSVLEMPKRRDILAIVLIVLPWTLLITVWHQSTIAPLLAVHKDDGGDSRHDLAQGSDSKEYCLSDRDIVEVVRTEYVYTRPPPWSDTLPTIHIITPTYSRPVQKAELTRLANTLLHVPNLHWILVEDSQRRTPLVTRLLRDTGLNYTHLNVETPRNYKLRGDMRDPRIPRGTMQRNLALRWLRETFNKNSSQPGIVYFADDDNTYSLELFEEMRTTRKVSVWPVAFVGGLRYESPKVNAAGKVYGWKTVFDPHRPFAIDMAGFAVNLRLILQRSQAYFKLRGVKGGYQESSLLRELVTLNDLEPKAANCTKILVWHTRTEKPVLVNEGKKGFTDPNVEI from the exons ATGG GTAATGAGGAGCTGTGGGTCCAGTCAGTCTTGGAGATGCCGAAGAGAAGAGACATCCTGGCTATCGTGCTGATAGTTCTGCCCTGGACGCTGTTGATCACCgtctggcaccagagcaccatTGCTCCGCTGCTTGCAGTGCACAAGG ATGATGGTGGTGACTCCAGGCATGATCTGGCCCAAGGCTCAGACTCCAAGGAGTACTGCCTGTCAGACCGCGACATTGTGGAGGTGGTGAGGACAGAGTACGTTTACACTCGCCCGCCCCCATGGTCAGACACCCTGCCCACCATCCACATCATCACCCCCACCTACAGTCGGCCAGTACAAAAGGCGGAACTGACACGTCTGGCCAACACCCTCTTGCATGTGCCCAACCTGCACTGGATCCTGGTGGAGGACTCACAGCGGCGCACTCCTCTTGTCACCCGGCTACTGCGGGACACGGGGCTGAACTACACCCACCTCAATGTGGAGACACCCCGCAACTATAAGCTGCGGGGAGACATGAGGGACCCCCGGATCCCCCGCGGGACCATGCAGAGGAACCTGGCCCTGCGGTGGCTGAGAGAGACCTTTAACAAAAACAGCAGTCAACCTGGGATTGTTTACTTCGCCGATGATGATAACACCTACAGCCTGGAGCTCTTCGAGGAG ATGCGCACCACCAGGAAGGTGTCGGTGTGGCCGGTGGCTTTTGTGGGTGGCTTGCGTTACGAGTCACCCAAGGTGAATGCAGCGGGGAAGGTGTATGGCTGGAAGACTGTTTTCGACCCCCACCGCCCGTTTGCCATTGACATGGCGGGCTTTGCTGTGAACCTCAGGCTGATACTCCAGCGATCTCAGGCTTACTTCAAACTGCGAGGAGTAAAGGGTGGTTACCAAGAGAGCAGTCTTCTCCGGGAACTAGTGACCCTGAATGACCTTGAGCCGAAAGCTGCCAATTGCACTAAG ATTTTAGTCTGGCACACAAGGACGGAAAAACCTGTGCTCGTGAATGAGGGAAAGAAAGGCTTCACAGATCCCAACGTGGAAATCTGA
- the B3GAT1 gene encoding galactosylgalactosylxylosylprotein 3-beta-glucuronosyltransferase 1 isoform X4, whose amino-acid sequence MDDGGDSRHDLAQGSDSKEYCLSDRDIVEVVRTEYVYTRPPPWSDTLPTIHIITPTYSRPVQKAELTRLANTLLHVPNLHWILVEDSQRRTPLVTRLLRDTGLNYTHLNVETPRNYKLRGDMRDPRIPRGTMQRNLALRWLRETFNKNSSQPGIVYFADDDNTYSLELFEEMRTTRKVSVWPVAFVGGLRYESPKVNAAGKVYGWKTVFDPHRPFAIDMAGFAVNLRLILQRSQAYFKLRGVKGGYQESSLLRELVTLNDLEPKAANCTKVWTPSGTWTIRTHAPASITDHNCKEMQELEKGA is encoded by the exons ATGG ATGATGGTGGTGACTCCAGGCATGATCTGGCCCAAGGCTCAGACTCCAAGGAGTACTGCCTGTCAGACCGCGACATTGTGGAGGTGGTGAGGACAGAGTACGTTTACACTCGCCCGCCCCCATGGTCAGACACCCTGCCCACCATCCACATCATCACCCCCACCTACAGTCGGCCAGTACAAAAGGCGGAACTGACACGTCTGGCCAACACCCTCTTGCATGTGCCCAACCTGCACTGGATCCTGGTGGAGGACTCACAGCGGCGCACTCCTCTTGTCACCCGGCTACTGCGGGACACGGGGCTGAACTACACCCACCTCAATGTGGAGACACCCCGCAACTATAAGCTGCGGGGAGACATGAGGGACCCCCGGATCCCCCGCGGGACCATGCAGAGGAACCTGGCCCTGCGGTGGCTGAGAGAGACCTTTAACAAAAACAGCAGTCAACCTGGGATTGTTTACTTCGCCGATGATGATAACACCTACAGCCTGGAGCTCTTCGAGGAG ATGCGCACCACCAGGAAGGTGTCGGTGTGGCCGGTGGCTTTTGTGGGTGGCTTGCGTTACGAGTCACCCAAGGTGAATGCAGCGGGGAAGGTGTATGGCTGGAAGACTGTTTTCGACCCCCACCGCCCGTTTGCCATTGACATGGCGGGCTTTGCTGTGAACCTCAGGCTGATACTCCAGCGATCTCAGGCTTACTTCAAACTGCGAGGAGTAAAGGGTGGTTACCAAGAGAGCAGTCTTCTCCGGGAACTAGTGACCCTGAATGACCTTGAGCCGAAAGCTGCCAATTGCACTAAGGTATGGACTCCTTCTGGTACGTGGACCATAAGGACCCACGCTCCTGCATCTATCACTGATCACAATTGCAAGGAGATGCAGGAACTTGAAAAGGGAGCATAG